In Deinococcus irradiatisoli, the genomic stretch CTGGTGGCCGAGGTGCTGAGCACCGGCAGTCTTCAGGTGCAATCGGATTATCCGAGTTGGCGCGGCGCGGCGGCGGGGATCAGCGGCATTCAAAGCGCCGTCGCCGCGCCGCTGCGCCTGCGCGGGCAGGTGGTGGGCGTCATCGGGCTGCTGCATACCCAGCGCCACGATCCCCCGGCCCAGACCCTGACCCTGCTGGAAATGGTCGCGGCGCGCATCGAGCAGGCGCTGGAGCGCATCGGCGGGCTGGAGCACCTGCACCAGACCCGCGAAGCGGCGCTGCGGGCGGTGGGCCGGGTGCTGGAAGGCCGCGACGGTGAGACGTTCGGGCACACCGACCGCGTGACCACGCTGGCGCTGAAGTTGGGGCGGGCGCTGGGCCAGTCCGAGGACGCCTTGCAGCACCTGCGCTGGGGCGCCTACCTGCACGACATCGGCAAGGTGGCGGTGGGCGACGACATTCTGCGCAAACCCGGGGCGCTGACGCCCCCGGAGCGCGAACAGATGCAGCGGCATGTGGTGGTCGGCGACGACATGCTGCGCGACGAGACCTTCGTGCCGCGCGAGGTGCGGGTGGTGGTCAGGCATCACCACGAACGCTGGGACGGCAGCGGTTATCCCGACGGCCTGCGCGGCGAGGAGATTCCGCTGCTGGCACGCATCTTCAGCGTGGTCGACGTCTACGACGCGCTGGTCAGCGTGCGGCCCTACAAACGCGCCTGGACGCGCCAGGAAGCGCTGGCCGAACTGCGGCGCTGCGCGGGCAGTCAGTTCGATCCGCGCATCGTGGACACGTTCGTGACCCTGGAGGAAGAACCGTGAGCGGCGTTTCGGCCCAGCTGTTCTTGTTGCCCCGGCGCAAGGCCCTGCAAACGGTGGAAGCGGACCTGGCCGCCCAGCCGCAGGCGCCGGCCGCCGAGCGCGCCCTGATGCACCGCGACGCCGTGTACATCGCCCTGGACCTGGGCGACGCGGCCCGCGCCATGACCCACGCCCTGAGCTGCCTGGACCTGGCCCGCGCCTGCGCCGACGGCCCCTTGCAGGTCAAGGCCCATGTGGCCCTGGCCCTGGTGCAGGCCGAATCCTACGACGACCTGGGCGCCGACGAGCAGTTCAGGATCGCCGATCAACTGGCCCGCGAGTGCCGCGACGACCGGGGTGTGGCCCTGATCGCCGTGAACACCTCGCACTACGAACTGGAGCGCGGCAACTACGCCGGCGCGGCGGCGCAACTGCTCGGGCTGCTGCGCTCCGACTACCTGCGCGGGCTGATCTTGCCGGCGCCCGGCAGCCTGCTGACCACCTTCCACATCAATTTCGTGGTGGGGGCCGCCGAAACGCTGCTGGCCGGCGGCGTTCCTTTCGCCGAGCAGCGCGCCCTGGTGCGCCAGCTGCGGATCTCGGCGGCGTTCCTGCGCCGGATGGACGCGGCGCGCGGGCAGGACACCTCACCCCTGGAGGCCTCGGCGCTGCTCGACGCGCTGACCCGCGCGGCGCTGTGGGAGGGCGATATCAAAGCGGCGTGCCGCCTTGCCGACGAGCATGTGCGCCTGGCCGGGCAAGCCGACGTGCCGCTGCTGTACGGCCGCGCCCTGCTCGACCGCAGCGGCGTGCAGCGGCACACCGGCGATCTGGAAGCG encodes the following:
- a CDS encoding HD domain-containing phosphohydrolase, whose product is MNTPATAPQARSASKKPGLEAQALVLLAQSSEDVFWRCVHLALKITRATTSMVLLHRPDQDVLEVVAASGHLAQQSVGRRLRRGEALGWRVFDAGAVQFVEQAKNAPEAHFVSGRPQPGMYLGVPLLDPDGQVLGVLSADTTNSAEQLGRGDAQALLLLGQAAGVAYSRWLALESAQRSARQFERLAALSSELGELTRPEDIAHRALSTLIELSGFTAGALFSVTEQGEVALTVLEGEVQAFTLAEPWLRRAHAPRGLVAEVLSTGSLQVQSDYPSWRGAAAGISGIQSAVAAPLRLRGQVVGVIGLLHTQRHDPPAQTLTLLEMVAARIEQALERIGGLEHLHQTREAALRAVGRVLEGRDGETFGHTDRVTTLALKLGRALGQSEDALQHLRWGAYLHDIGKVAVGDDILRKPGALTPPEREQMQRHVVVGDDMLRDETFVPREVRVVVRHHHERWDGSGYPDGLRGEEIPLLARIFSVVDVYDALVSVRPYKRAWTRQEALAELRRCAGSQFDPRIVDTFVTLEEEP
- a CDS encoding GGDEF domain-containing protein, encoding MSGVSAQLFLLPRRKALQTVEADLAAQPQAPAAERALMHRDAVYIALDLGDAARAMTHALSCLDLARACADGPLQVKAHVALALVQAESYDDLGADEQFRIADQLARECRDDRGVALIAVNTSHYELERGNYAGAAAQLLGLLRSDYLRGLILPAPGSLLTTFHINFVVGAAETLLAGGVPFAEQRALVRQLRISAAFLRRMDAARGQDTSPLEASALLDALTRAALWEGDIKAACRLADEHVRLAGQADVPLLYGRALLDRSGVQRHTGDLEAAIHDAEQAVAQFQAAGNGLWESRAHEALAEAYASAGRFEAAFQTQRAVTRGVERLFRDYHQQRALVGQIAQQAREAEVRAQALAQAALRDPLTGAPNRTQAMQVMAERHRQASGGEASAIALMDLDHFKRVNDTYGHLAGDSVLIEVIRLLTAELRPQDLLARLGGEEFVVIFAETTLSEAARRCEQLRQVLRRATWESAAPGLSITGSFGLAALDARRSVTAALQAADSAMYAAKASGRNAVCVEPELLLEGA